Proteins encoded together in one Myotis daubentonii chromosome 17, mMyoDau2.1, whole genome shotgun sequence window:
- the ZNF623 gene encoding zinc finger protein 623, whose translation METPAPESGGVSAPGLGGLLGNLEGQSPLSREGGRKPVTVTHWKIQTGEAVQVGSACRGSPVLSSDLLILQRELMEGEAHPCGTCGQSFPFIADLVRHQISHTGEKPYRCDQCGKAFSQSSHLVEHQSVHTGERLYVCNACGKDFTHYADLIEHQRAHAGEKPFKCAQCGKGFCHSSDLIRHQRVHTRERPFECKECGKGFSQSSLLIRHQRIHTGERPYECNECGKSFIRSSSLIRHYQIHTEVKQYECKECGKAFRHRSDLIEHQRIHTGERPFECNECGKAFIRSSKLIQHQRIHTGERPYVCNECGKRFSQTSNFTQHQRIHTGEKLYECNECGKAFFLSSYLIRHQKIHTGERVYECKECGKAFLQKAHLTEHQKIHTGDRPFECKDCGKAFIQSSKLLLHQIIHTGEKPYVCSYCGKGFIQRSNFLQHQKIHTEEKLYDCSQYGKDFHSNPNFKNNQGLTQEGLPLSKTPAHVGEKSVSQGGHTDDL comes from the coding sequence ATGGAGACCCCTGCCCCTGAGTCTGGGGGGGTCTCTGCACCAGGATTAGGAGGGCTGTTGGGAAATCTGGAAGGGCAGAGCCCCCTGTCTCGGGAGGGAGGTCGCAAGCCGGTGACAGTTACTCACTGGAAGATCCAAACAGGAGAGGCAGTCCAGGTGGGAAGTGCATGCAGAGGCAGCCCTGTTCTGAGCTCAGACCTCCTCATCCTTCAGAGAGAGCTTATGGAAGGGGAAGCCCACCCATGTGGGACTTGTGGCCAAAGCTTCCCATTTATTGCGGACCTAGTTCGACATCAGATTTCTCACACTGGGGAGAAACCTTACAGATGTGACcagtgtgggaaagccttcagccAGAGCTCCCACCTTGTTGAGCACCAGAGTGTTCACACCGGAGAACGACTCTATGTGTGCAATGCTTGTGGGAAAGACTTCACTCACTATGCAGATCTCATTGAGCATCAGAGAGCGCACGCAGGAGAAAAGCCGTTCAAGTGCGCTCAGTGTGGGAAAGGCTTCTGTCACAGCTCAGACCTGATTCGACACCAGCGCGTCCATACCCGGGAGAGACCTTTTGAATGCAAAGAATGTGGGAAAGGCTTTAGTCAGAGTTCGCTACTCATTCGACATCAAAGGattcacacaggagaaaggccCTATGAGTGTAATGAATGCGGGAAATCCTTCATTAGGAGCTCAAGCCTCATTCGACATTATCAGATCCACACAGAAGTGAAACagtatgaatgtaaggaatgtggaaaGGCCTTCCGTCATCGCTCAGACCTCATcgaacatcagagaattcacactggagagaggcCCTTTGAATGTAATGAGTGTGGCAAAGCCTTCATCAGGAGCTCAAAGCTTATCCAGCATCAGAGGATCCACACTGGAGAGAGGCCTTATGTTTGCAACGAGTGTGGGAAGCGCTTCAGCCAGACGTCAAACTTTACTcagcatcagagaattcacactggagagaaactctacgaatgtaatgaatgtgggaaagctttcttCCTGAGTTCATACCTTATTCGACACCAGaaaattcacactggagagaggGTATACGAATGCAAGGAGTGTGGCAAAGCTTTTCTCCAGAAAGCTCATCTCACAGAACATCAGAAAATCCACACGGGGGACAGGCCCTTTGAATGTAAGGACTGTGGGAAAGCCTTCATCCAGAGCTCCAAGCTGCTTCTACACCAGATCattcatactggagaaaagccctatgtgtgtagttACTGTGGAAAAGGGTTTATTCAGAGGTCAAACTTCCTTCAACACCAGAAAATTCACACTGAGGAGAAACTGTACGATTGTAGTCAATATGGGAAAGATTTCCACTCTAACCcgaactttaaaaataatcaaggtCTTACTCAAGAGGGGCTTCCCTTGAGTAAGACCCCTGCACATGTGGGTGAGAAATCTGTAAGTCAAGGGGGTCACACAGATGACTTATAA